Proteins co-encoded in one Ancylomarina subtilis genomic window:
- a CDS encoding DUF6660 family protein yields MNFSVSLSLYFKEMMNLQMKYIAVILSVYVMVLTAMTCNDNITADTNSASFELSKQSPNQTNDVDLCSPFCFCQCCQTLSFPSLFNISFINLVEITLDIKYKEFTFPSPVASIWQPPKI; encoded by the coding sequence ATGAACTTTAGTGTATCTTTATCATTGTACTTTAAAGAAATGATGAATTTGCAAATGAAATATATAGCAGTAATATTATCAGTGTATGTAATGGTTTTAACAGCCATGACTTGCAATGATAATATTACTGCCGATACAAATTCTGCTTCCTTTGAATTGTCAAAACAAAGCCCAAATCAGACAAATGATGTTGATTTATGTTCCCCATTTTGTTTTTGTCAATGTTGCCAAACCCTATCTTTTCCCTCATTGTTTAATATTTCTTTTATCAATTTAGTAGAAATTACTTTAGATATTAAATATAAAGAATTTACATTCCCAAGCCCTGTTGCCTCTATCTGGCAACCACCCAAAATATAA
- a CDS encoding Fur family transcriptional regulator, whose protein sequence is MKKELDRKFKSKNIKPTAMRQLVLQILIEEKTAISLPELEQKFENADRATLYRTLKTFQENQLIHSIEDGTGSRKYALCEDFCTCEPEYLHIHFSCNKCGKTYCLKDSPIPQPDLPDGFEFSNANFVIKGICSNCKV, encoded by the coding sequence ATGAAAAAGGAATTAGACCGCAAATTCAAATCAAAGAACATTAAACCAACTGCCATGCGACAGTTAGTTTTACAGATTTTGATTGAAGAAAAAACAGCAATCAGCCTGCCCGAATTAGAACAAAAATTTGAAAATGCTGATAGGGCAACTTTGTATAGAACTCTAAAGACATTTCAAGAAAACCAACTTATTCATTCGATTGAAGACGGTACTGGTTCCCGAAAATATGCGCTTTGCGAAGATTTTTGCACCTGTGAACCTGAATATTTACATATACATTTTTCATGCAATAAATGTGGGAAAACTTATTGTCTCAAAGATTCACCTATACCGCAACCTGATTTACCAGATGGATTTGAGTTTTCCAATGCAAATTTTGTTATTAAAGGTATTTGTTCGAACTGCAAGGTTTAA